In one Streptomyces sp. NBC_00597 genomic region, the following are encoded:
- the nuoL gene encoding NADH-quinone oxidoreductase subunit L, protein MENLIGLLIAAPLLGAAVLLCGGRRLDKAGHWLGTLLAAASFGIGVALFADMLGRSADDRTLYQKLYTWIPVENFQADVAFQLDQLSMTFVLLITGVGTLIHVYSIGYMEHDERRRRFFGYLNLFLAAMLLLVLADNYLLLYVGWEGVGLASYLLIGFWQHKPSAATAAKKAFLVNRVGDMGLSIAIMLLFTTFGTFAFGPVFASVGNATEGKLTAIALMLLLAACGKSAQVPLQSWLGDAMEGPTPVSALIHAATMVTAGVYLITRSGAVFNAAPDAQTAVVVVGGVTLLFGAIVGCAKDDIKKALAGSTMSQIGYMILAAGLGPIGYAFAIMHLVTHGFFKAGLFLGAGSVMHGMNDEVDMRRYGGLRRFMPVTFVTFGLGYLAIIGFPGLSGFWSKDKIIEAAFAKGGTEGWILGAVTLLGAAVTAFYMTRVMLLTFFGEKRWQPDAEGHEPHPHESPKSMTLPMVVLAFGSVFAGALFSFNESFVKWLEPVTSFEHGNPPIGAAAITASTVVVLLIGVGLAYVQYGRKPVPVVAPRGSWATRAARRDLYQDDFNHVVLVRGGEHLTRSLVYVDHTLVDGVVNGTAATVGGASGRLRKLQNGYARSYAVSMFGGAAILIAATLLMRAV, encoded by the coding sequence GTGGAGAATCTGATTGGGCTGCTGATCGCGGCGCCCCTGCTCGGAGCGGCGGTGCTGCTGTGCGGCGGCCGGCGCCTCGACAAGGCCGGGCACTGGCTCGGCACCCTGCTCGCCGCCGCCTCCTTCGGCATCGGCGTGGCCCTGTTCGCGGACATGCTCGGACGCAGCGCCGACGACCGGACGCTGTACCAGAAGCTGTACACCTGGATCCCGGTCGAGAACTTCCAGGCGGACGTCGCCTTCCAGCTGGACCAGCTGTCGATGACGTTCGTCCTGCTGATCACCGGAGTGGGCACGCTCATCCACGTGTACTCGATCGGGTACATGGAGCACGACGAGCGCCGCCGCCGCTTCTTCGGCTACCTCAACCTGTTCCTCGCCGCGATGCTGCTGCTGGTCCTCGCCGACAACTACCTGCTGCTGTACGTCGGGTGGGAGGGCGTCGGCCTCGCCTCGTACCTGCTCATCGGCTTCTGGCAGCACAAGCCCAGCGCGGCGACCGCCGCGAAGAAGGCCTTCCTGGTCAACCGGGTCGGCGACATGGGCCTGTCGATCGCGATCATGCTGCTGTTCACCACCTTCGGGACCTTCGCCTTCGGACCGGTCTTCGCCTCCGTGGGGAACGCCACCGAGGGCAAGCTGACGGCGATCGCCCTGATGCTGCTGCTCGCCGCGTGCGGCAAGTCGGCCCAGGTGCCGCTGCAGTCCTGGCTCGGCGACGCGATGGAGGGCCCGACCCCGGTCTCGGCCCTGATCCACGCGGCGACCATGGTCACCGCCGGCGTCTACCTCATCACCCGCTCCGGGGCGGTCTTCAACGCCGCGCCGGACGCGCAGACCGCGGTCGTCGTGGTCGGCGGGGTCACGCTCCTCTTCGGTGCGATCGTCGGTTGCGCGAAGGACGACATCAAGAAGGCCCTCGCCGGCTCGACGATGTCGCAGATCGGGTACATGATCCTGGCCGCGGGCCTCGGCCCCATCGGTTACGCCTTCGCGATCATGCACCTGGTGACGCACGGCTTCTTCAAGGCCGGCCTCTTCCTCGGCGCGGGTTCCGTGATGCACGGGATGAACGACGAGGTGGACATGCGGCGCTACGGCGGCCTGCGCCGGTTCATGCCGGTCACCTTCGTCACCTTCGGCCTCGGCTACCTCGCCATCATCGGCTTCCCGGGCCTGTCCGGCTTCTGGTCCAAGGACAAGATCATCGAGGCGGCCTTCGCGAAGGGCGGCACCGAGGGCTGGATCCTCGGAGCGGTCACCCTGCTGGGCGCGGCCGTCACCGCGTTCTACATGACCCGCGTGATGCTCCTGACCTTCTTCGGTGAGAAGCGCTGGCAGCCGGACGCTGAAGGCCACGAGCCGCACCCGCACGAGTCCCCGAAGTCCATGACCCTCCCGATGGTCGTGCTGGCCTTCGGATCGGTCTTCGCAGGTGCCCTGTTCAGCTTCAACGAGTCCTTCGTGAAGTGGTTGGAGCCCGTCACCTCCTTCGAGCACGGGAACCCGCCGATCGGAGCCGCCGCGATCACCGCCTCGACGGTGGTGGTCCTGCTCATCGGCGTGGGCCTCGCCTACGTCCAGTACGGCAGGAAGCCCGTCCCGGTGGTCGCCCCGCGCGGCAGCTGGGCCACCCGGGCGGCCCGCCGGGACCTGTACCAGGACGACTTCAACCACGTCGTGCTGGTGCGCGGCGGGGAGCACCTGACCCGCTCGCTCGTGTACGTCGACCACACCCTGGTCGACGGAGTGGTCAACGGGACGGCCGCCACGGTCGGCGGCGCTTCGGGCCGGCTGCGCAAGCTGCAGAACGGCTACGCCCGCAGCTACGCGGTCTCGATGTTCGGGGGCGCGGCGATCCTCATCGCCGCGACCCTGCTGATGAGGGCGGTGTGA
- a CDS encoding ABC transporter permease has translation MTPGRRLLRVASLGVALAVWQTLTSLDVELWLRFGQFPTVTEVAAKLAERASTGPYWQDLADSLRRIVSGFALAAVLGVAVGTAIARSRVAADVLGPVLEVLRPIPAIALVPVAILLFPSNEQGIVFITCAAAFFPVLVSTRHAVAALSPVWEEAVLTMGGGRGRVLLSVVLPGALPGIFGGLSVGIGVSWICVISAEMISGEYGVGYRTWQDYTVVDYPGVFVGMVTIGALGWLTSTAVERTGRRLTRWLPTRAPGSALASPGPPAPAEGPHPGSATASADPGSADGSAPPGGRHLSGVRSP, from the coding sequence ATGACCCCCGGGCGCCGGCTGCTGCGCGTGGCTTCGCTGGGGGTGGCCCTGGCGGTCTGGCAGACGCTGACTTCCCTCGACGTGGAACTGTGGCTGCGGTTCGGGCAGTTCCCGACGGTGACGGAGGTCGCGGCGAAGCTCGCCGAACGGGCCTCGACCGGGCCCTACTGGCAGGACCTGGCCGACAGCCTGCGCCGCATCGTGTCGGGATTCGCGCTGGCCGCGGTCCTGGGCGTGGCGGTGGGCACGGCGATCGCCCGCTCGCGGGTGGCGGCGGACGTGCTCGGCCCGGTGCTGGAGGTGCTGCGGCCGATCCCGGCGATCGCGTTGGTGCCGGTGGCGATCTTGCTGTTCCCCTCGAACGAGCAGGGGATCGTGTTCATCACCTGCGCGGCGGCGTTCTTCCCGGTGCTGGTGTCGACGCGGCACGCGGTGGCCGCGCTGTCCCCCGTCTGGGAGGAGGCCGTCCTGACGATGGGCGGCGGCCGCGGACGGGTCCTGCTGTCGGTGGTCCTGCCCGGCGCGCTCCCCGGGATCTTCGGCGGGCTGTCCGTCGGGATCGGGGTGTCGTGGATCTGTGTGATCTCCGCCGAGATGATCTCGGGGGAGTACGGGGTGGGCTACCGCACGTGGCAGGACTACACGGTGGTGGACTACCCGGGCGTGTTCGTCGGGATGGTGACGATCGGGGCCCTCGGCTGGCTGACGTCGACGGCGGTGGAGCGCACGGGCCGCCGCCTGACCCGCTGGCTCCCCACCCGCGCCCCGGGCTCGGCCCTTGCGTCCCCCGGCCCCCCGGCCCCCGCCGAGGGGCCGCACCCCGGGTCCGCCACTGCGTCAGCGGACCCGGGGTCCGCGGACGGATCCGCCCCGCCCGGCGGCCGGCACCTGTCCGGCGTCCGCTCGCCGTGA
- a CDS encoding fumarate reductase/succinate dehydrogenase flavoprotein subunit has translation MDIPAIADAEEISCDVLVIGGGTAGTMAALTAAGRGARVLLLEKAHVRHSGALAMGMDGVNNAVVPGRAEPDDYVAEITRANDGVVDQSTVRQTATRGFAMVQRLESYGVKFEKDEHGEYAVRRVHRSGSYVLPMPEGKDVKKVLYRQLRRREMRERIRIENRVMPVRVLTSPEDGRAIGAAAFNTRTGAFVTVRAGAVILATGPCGRLGLPASGYLYGTYENPTNAGDGYAMAYHAGAALTGIECFQINPLIKDYNGPACAYVANPFGGYQVNRHGERFVDSDYWSGQMMSEFAAELASDRGPVYLKLSHLPEESVSALESILHTTERPTRGTFHANRGHDYRTHDIEMHISEIGLCGGHSASGVRVDDHARTTVPRLYAAGDLASVPHNYMIGAFVFGDLAGEDAAQYTAYEGPLPAEQVAAAHELVYRPLRRPDGPPQPQVEYKLRRFVNDYVAPPKTGAKLSLAVEAFTRMGREIEEMGARTPHELMRCAEVSFIRDCAEMAARASLARTESRWGLYHERLDHPEREDPAWLHHLDLRKSASGAMEFTARPVEPYVVPVPEFTPTGGASRRLGEVELVGVATAGPREAVPAAGGLLVVAEAGATATATATAGNDGAAGTARPAGTPATTGTAADAGPAAEPAPVPVPAESAITVANAARSGPAADAAEAAVGSGPSPRILELLALAEESPDLAALRPYLTDPDPAVRAGAVTAIGETVPAGAGPDLAARLGDADPAVRATAAASLRELLEVLPGDPELGAALRAALAVTDPVVRAAALEALRALRLGDAALYAQSLVDPDPEVRIHAVRALVSVDAVPALARAAADPAREVRVAVAKGLAAVHAPAPAPLDPLLSDPDPLVRGAALAALAATGCPAPYAATAAAALADPAWQVRAGAATALSAAAPDTAVPALAEALKDENADVRKAAVLSLRTHRGTPEARRALATATSDPDADVRAYAVRL, from the coding sequence ATGGACATCCCCGCGATCGCCGACGCCGAGGAAATCTCCTGCGACGTACTCGTCATCGGCGGCGGCACCGCCGGCACGATGGCGGCGCTGACCGCCGCCGGGCGCGGCGCGCGGGTCCTGCTGCTGGAGAAGGCGCACGTGCGCCACTCCGGCGCCCTCGCCATGGGCATGGACGGCGTGAACAACGCGGTCGTCCCCGGCCGCGCCGAGCCCGACGACTACGTCGCCGAGATCACCCGCGCCAACGACGGCGTCGTCGACCAGTCCACGGTCCGCCAGACCGCCACCCGCGGCTTCGCGATGGTGCAGCGCCTGGAGTCGTACGGCGTGAAGTTCGAGAAGGACGAGCACGGCGAGTACGCGGTCCGTCGGGTGCACCGCTCCGGCTCGTACGTGCTCCCGATGCCGGAGGGCAAGGACGTCAAGAAGGTCCTCTACCGGCAGCTGCGCCGCCGCGAGATGCGCGAGCGGATCCGGATCGAGAACCGGGTGATGCCGGTTCGCGTCCTCACCTCGCCCGAGGACGGCCGGGCGATCGGCGCCGCAGCCTTCAACACCCGTACCGGGGCCTTCGTGACGGTCCGCGCGGGCGCCGTGATCCTCGCGACCGGCCCCTGCGGCCGGCTCGGACTCCCCGCTTCCGGGTACCTGTACGGGACGTACGAGAACCCCACCAACGCGGGCGACGGGTACGCCATGGCCTACCACGCGGGCGCGGCCCTCACCGGGATCGAATGCTTCCAGATCAACCCGCTGATCAAGGACTACAACGGGCCGGCGTGCGCGTACGTCGCGAACCCCTTCGGCGGCTACCAGGTCAACCGGCACGGCGAGCGGTTCGTCGACTCCGACTACTGGTCGGGGCAGATGATGTCGGAGTTCGCGGCCGAACTCGCCTCGGACCGGGGCCCGGTGTACCTGAAGCTCAGCCACCTCCCGGAGGAGTCCGTCTCCGCGCTCGAATCGATCCTGCACACCACCGAACGCCCCACCCGCGGCACCTTCCACGCGAACCGCGGCCACGACTACCGCACGCACGACATCGAGATGCACATCTCGGAGATCGGGCTGTGCGGCGGCCACTCGGCGTCGGGCGTGCGCGTCGACGACCACGCGCGCACCACCGTGCCCAGGCTGTACGCCGCCGGGGACCTGGCGTCCGTACCGCACAACTACATGATCGGGGCGTTCGTCTTCGGCGATCTGGCGGGCGAGGACGCGGCGCAGTACACCGCGTACGAGGGGCCCCTCCCGGCGGAGCAGGTGGCAGCGGCGCACGAGCTGGTCTACCGGCCGCTGCGCCGGCCGGACGGGCCGCCGCAGCCGCAGGTGGAGTACAAGCTGCGGCGGTTCGTCAACGACTACGTGGCCCCGCCGAAGACGGGGGCGAAGCTGTCGCTGGCCGTGGAGGCCTTCACCCGGATGGGCCGCGAGATCGAGGAGATGGGGGCGCGGACCCCGCACGAGCTGATGCGGTGCGCGGAGGTGTCCTTCATCCGGGACTGCGCGGAGATGGCGGCGCGGGCCTCGCTGGCGCGGACGGAGTCCCGCTGGGGCCTGTACCACGAGCGGCTCGACCACCCGGAGCGCGAGGACCCGGCCTGGCTGCACCACCTGGACCTGCGCAAGTCGGCTTCGGGGGCGATGGAGTTCACGGCCCGCCCGGTGGAGCCGTACGTCGTCCCCGTCCCCGAGTTCACGCCGACCGGCGGGGCTTCGCGGCGCCTGGGCGAGGTGGAGCTGGTCGGCGTGGCGACGGCGGGGCCGCGCGAGGCGGTCCCTGCCGCCGGCGGCCTCCTGGTGGTGGCGGAGGCCGGAGCCACCGCCACCGCCACCGCCACCGCCGGGAACGACGGCGCGGCCGGAACCGCCCGCCCTGCCGGGACCCCCGCCACTACGGGGACCGCGGCCGATGCCGGCCCGGCCGCCGAACCGGCCCCGGTCCCGGTGCCCGCGGAGTCCGCAATCACGGTCGCGAACGCGGCCCGGAGCGGACCCGCCGCCGACGCGGCCGAGGCCGCGGTAGGCAGCGGCCCCTCGCCCCGGATCCTCGAACTCCTCGCCCTGGCCGAGGAGTCCCCGGACCTGGCGGCCTTGCGGCCGTACCTCACCGACCCCGATCCGGCGGTAAGGGCCGGCGCCGTGACCGCCATCGGCGAGACCGTCCCGGCGGGGGCGGGCCCGGACCTGGCGGCCCGCCTCGGCGACGCGGATCCGGCCGTACGGGCGACGGCCGCGGCCTCGCTGCGGGAGCTGCTGGAGGTCCTGCCCGGTGATCCGGAGCTCGGGGCCGCCCTGCGCGCGGCACTCGCCGTAACGGACCCGGTGGTGCGCGCCGCCGCCCTCGAAGCCCTGCGCGCGCTGCGCCTCGGCGACGCCGCCCTGTACGCGCAGTCCCTCGTGGACCCCGACCCGGAGGTCCGGATCCACGCGGTGCGGGCGCTGGTCTCGGTGGACGCCGTCCCGGCCCTCGCGCGGGCGGCGGCGGATCCGGCGCGGGAGGTCCGGGTGGCGGTGGCGAAGGGCCTCGCGGCGGTCCACGCCCCGGCGCCGGCCCCGCTGGACCCGCTCCTGTCCGATCCGGACCCGCTGGTCAGGGGCGCGGCCCTGGCGGCGCTGGCGGCGACGGGCTGCCCCGCGCCGTACGCCGCCACGGCCGCGGCAGCCCTGGCCGACCCGGCCTGGCAGGTCCGCGCCGGCGCGGCGACGGCCCTCTCGGCAGCCGCCCCGGACACCGCCGTACCCGCACTGGCCGAGGCCCTGAAGGACGAGAACGCGGACGTCCGCAAGGCCGCGGTCCTCTCCCTGCGCACCCACCGCGGCACCCCGGAGGCCCGCAGGGCCCTGGCCACGGCCACCTCCGACCCGGACGCGGACGTCCGCGCATATGCCGTTCGTCTGTGA
- the nuoN gene encoding NADH-quinone oxidoreductase subunit NuoN, with translation MAAAQGLLTLAAAEPADRIPAPHIEYAQLAPTLIVVGAAVIGVLVEAFVPRKSRYYVQVFLAVAALASAFAAVVGLAAGGYGGDKAHIAAMGAVAVDGPALFLQGTILLASIVAVFTFAERRLDPAAHGNRVDSFAAQAASVPGSDSEKAAVKAGFTTTEVFPLALFAISGMLIFPAADDLLTLFVALEVFSLPLYLLCAVARRQRLMSQEAAVKYFLLGSFSSAFLLFGIALVYGYAGSVSYATIADVVDGTVTKIDPALADTMGNDALLLIGGALILTGLLFKVGAVPFHMWTPDVYQGAPTPVTGFMAAATKVAAFGALLRLLYVVLPGLRWDWRPVMWGVAIVTMLAGAVIAVTQTDVKRLLAYSSIAHAGFILAGVIATSAQGVQSVLFYLAAYSFVTIGAFAVVTLVRDAGGEATHLSKWAGLGRRSPLTAAVFAVFLLAFAGIPLTSGFAGKFAVFKAAAEGGAGVLVVVGVISSAIAAFFYIRVIVLMFFSEPKADGPTVAVPSVLTMTTIAVGVAVTLVLGVAPQYFLDLAGQASTFVR, from the coding sequence ATGGCTGCTGCCCAAGGGCTGCTGACGCTGGCGGCCGCGGAACCGGCCGACCGGATCCCGGCCCCGCACATCGAGTACGCACAGCTCGCGCCCACGCTGATCGTGGTGGGCGCGGCGGTCATCGGAGTCCTCGTCGAGGCCTTCGTCCCGCGCAAGTCCCGCTACTACGTCCAGGTGTTCCTCGCCGTCGCCGCACTGGCCTCGGCCTTCGCGGCGGTCGTCGGCCTCGCCGCCGGCGGGTACGGCGGCGACAAGGCACACATCGCGGCGATGGGCGCCGTGGCCGTCGACGGCCCGGCGCTGTTCCTCCAGGGGACCATCCTGCTCGCCTCGATCGTCGCGGTCTTCACCTTCGCCGAGCGGCGCCTGGACCCGGCAGCCCACGGCAACCGGGTGGACTCCTTCGCCGCGCAGGCGGCCTCCGTGCCGGGCAGCGACAGCGAGAAGGCCGCCGTCAAGGCGGGCTTCACCACCACCGAGGTCTTCCCGCTGGCGCTGTTCGCGATCTCCGGCATGCTGATCTTCCCGGCGGCCGACGACCTGCTGACGCTGTTCGTGGCCCTGGAGGTCTTCTCCCTCCCGCTGTACCTGCTCTGCGCGGTCGCCCGCCGCCAGCGCCTGATGTCGCAGGAGGCCGCGGTCAAGTACTTCCTGCTCGGCTCCTTCTCCTCCGCCTTCCTCCTCTTCGGCATCGCCCTGGTCTACGGCTACGCGGGCTCCGTCTCGTACGCGACCATCGCCGACGTGGTCGACGGCACCGTCACGAAGATCGACCCGGCACTCGCCGACACCATGGGCAACGACGCACTGCTGCTCATCGGCGGGGCGCTGATCCTGACGGGCCTGCTCTTCAAGGTCGGCGCGGTCCCGTTCCACATGTGGACCCCGGACGTCTACCAGGGAGCCCCGACCCCGGTCACGGGCTTCATGGCGGCGGCGACGAAGGTCGCCGCGTTCGGCGCGCTGCTCCGCCTGCTGTACGTCGTCCTCCCCGGCCTGCGGTGGGACTGGCGGCCGGTGATGTGGGGCGTGGCGATCGTGACGATGCTGGCCGGCGCGGTGATCGCGGTGACCCAGACCGACGTCAAGCGTCTGCTCGCCTACTCCTCGATCGCGCACGCGGGCTTCATCCTGGCCGGTGTGATCGCGACGTCCGCACAGGGCGTGCAGTCCGTCCTCTTCTACCTGGCCGCGTACTCCTTCGTGACGATCGGCGCGTTCGCCGTGGTCACACTGGTGCGCGACGCGGGCGGCGAGGCGACGCACCTGTCCAAGTGGGCGGGCCTGGGTCGCCGTTCCCCGCTCACGGCGGCAGTGTTCGCGGTGTTCCTGCTGGCCTTCGCCGGCATCCCGCTGACGTCCGGCTTCGCCGGCAAGTTCGCCGTGTTCAAGGCGGCGGCGGAGGGCGGCGCGGGGGTGCTGGTCGTGGTCGGTGTCATCTCGTCCGCGATCGCCGCGTTCTTCTACATCCGGGTGATCGTGCTGATGTTCTTCAGCGAGCCGAAGGCGGACGGCCCGACGGTGGCCGTCCCGTCCGTGCTGACGATGACCACGATCGCGGTCGGCGTGGCCGTCACCCTGGTCCTGGGCGTGGCCCCGCAGTACTTCCTGGACCTGGCGGGCCAGGCGAGCACGTTCGTCCGCTGA
- a CDS encoding Uma2 family endonuclease — translation MGAPMNPEHSWPIPPAGGWTADDLDTLPNLPPHTELIDGSLIFVSPQTLFHSRAVTFFERQIESLVPEGLEVLREFTIDIDRHNRPEPDVIVCREDVVNDLAQTRLPAEAVLLAIEVVSPESIDRDRETKPVAAGIFHDRLKVSDPFPIDLDLTGIMPKRRRPE, via the coding sequence ATGGGAGCACCGATGAACCCGGAACACAGCTGGCCGATCCCGCCCGCGGGCGGCTGGACTGCCGATGACCTGGACACGCTTCCGAATCTGCCTCCGCACACGGAGCTGATCGACGGGAGCCTGATCTTCGTGAGTCCGCAGACGCTCTTCCACTCGCGGGCCGTCACCTTCTTCGAGAGGCAGATCGAGTCGCTGGTCCCGGAAGGCCTGGAGGTCCTCCGCGAGTTCACCATCGACATCGATCGGCATAACCGCCCCGAGCCTGATGTCATCGTGTGCCGTGAGGACGTCGTCAACGACCTGGCCCAGACCCGCCTTCCGGCCGAGGCGGTCCTGCTGGCGATCGAGGTCGTGTCTCCGGAGTCCATCGACCGTGACCGCGAGACCAAACCGGTCGCGGCCGGCATTTTCCACGACCGGCTGAAGGTCTCCGACCCCTTTCCCATCGACCTGGATCTCACCGGGATCATGCCGAAGCGGCGGCGGCCGGAGTAG
- a CDS encoding NADH-quinone oxidoreductase subunit M: MSFPLLTVTAALPAVGAVLTAAVPAARRTAAKWLALLFSLATLALAVLVAVRFEPGGARYQLTESHAWIPDFGVRYQLGVDGIGVVLIALTALLIPFVIGAGWHDADPLETESPADSRWRPTQGFFALILLVEAMVVISFEATDVFLFYIFFEAMLIPMYFLIGGFGDRAHSGTDENAAAQRSYAAVKFLLYNLVGGLIMLAAVIGLYVVAGNFSLQEIAAARAAGTLDMATNTERLLFLGFFFAFAVKAPLWPLHTWLPNAMGESTAPVAVLITAVVDKVGTFAMLRFCLGLFPDASKWATPAILVLALISIVYGALVAVGQRDIKRLVAYASISHFGFIIMGIFAMTSQGQSGATLYMVNHGLSTAALMLVAGFLISRRGSRLIADYGGVQKVAPVLAGTFLIGGLATLSLPGLAPFVSEFLVLVGTFARYPVIGIIATIGIVLAALYTLVLYQRTMTGPVKEEVRPMQDLRLREVLVVAPLIVLLIALGVYPKPLTEIVNPAVEHTMSDVHQKDPKPEVAVEAKNGEAAK, from the coding sequence ATGAGTTTCCCGCTTCTGACGGTGACGGCCGCGCTCCCCGCGGTCGGCGCCGTCCTGACGGCGGCCGTCCCGGCCGCCCGCAGGACCGCCGCCAAATGGCTGGCGCTGCTCTTCTCGCTGGCGACCCTGGCCCTGGCCGTGCTCGTCGCGGTCCGCTTCGAGCCCGGCGGCGCCCGCTACCAGCTCACCGAATCGCACGCCTGGATCCCCGACTTCGGCGTCCGCTACCAACTCGGCGTCGACGGCATCGGGGTCGTCCTGATCGCGCTGACCGCGCTGCTGATCCCCTTCGTGATCGGGGCCGGCTGGCACGACGCCGACCCGCTGGAGACCGAGTCTCCGGCGGACTCGCGCTGGCGGCCCACCCAGGGCTTCTTCGCCCTGATCCTGCTGGTCGAGGCGATGGTGGTGATCTCCTTCGAGGCCACCGACGTCTTCCTCTTCTACATCTTCTTCGAAGCCATGCTGATCCCGATGTACTTCCTCATCGGCGGCTTCGGGGACCGGGCCCACTCCGGGACCGACGAGAACGCGGCCGCGCAGCGCTCGTACGCGGCGGTCAAGTTCCTCCTCTACAACCTGGTCGGCGGCCTGATCATGCTGGCCGCCGTCATCGGGCTGTACGTGGTCGCCGGGAACTTCTCGCTCCAGGAGATCGCCGCCGCCCGCGCCGCGGGCACGCTCGACATGGCGACCAACACCGAGCGGCTGCTGTTCCTCGGCTTCTTCTTCGCCTTCGCGGTGAAGGCCCCGCTGTGGCCGCTGCACACCTGGCTGCCGAACGCGATGGGAGAGTCCACCGCCCCGGTCGCCGTACTGATCACCGCGGTCGTCGACAAGGTCGGCACCTTCGCGATGCTCCGCTTCTGCCTCGGGCTGTTCCCCGACGCCAGCAAGTGGGCCACGCCGGCGATCCTCGTCCTGGCCCTGATCAGCATCGTCTACGGCGCGCTGGTCGCGGTCGGGCAGCGCGACATCAAGCGGCTGGTCGCGTACGCCTCGATCTCCCACTTCGGGTTCATCATCATGGGCATCTTCGCGATGACCTCCCAGGGGCAGTCGGGCGCGACGCTGTACATGGTCAACCACGGGCTCTCCACGGCCGCGCTGATGCTGGTGGCCGGCTTCCTGATCTCGCGCCGCGGCTCCCGCCTGATCGCCGACTACGGCGGCGTGCAGAAGGTGGCCCCGGTACTGGCCGGCACCTTCCTCATCGGTGGCCTCGCCACCCTGTCACTGCCGGGCCTGGCCCCGTTCGTCAGTGAATTCCTGGTCCTCGTCGGCACGTTCGCCCGCTACCCCGTCATCGGCATCATCGCCACCATCGGGATCGTGCTGGCCGCGCTCTACACGCTGGTGCTCTACCAGCGCACGATGACCGGCCCCGTGAAGGAGGAGGTCCGCCCGATGCAGGACCTGCGCCTGCGCGAGGTGCTCGTCGTCGCCCCGCTGATCGTGCTGCTGATCGCGCTGGGCGTGTACCCGAAGCCGCTCACGGAGATCGTCAACCCGGCGGTGGAGCACACCATGTCCGACGTACACCAGAAGGACCCGAAGCCTGAAGTGGCCGTCGAGGCCAAGAACGGGGAGGCGGCGAAGTGA
- a CDS encoding ABC transporter ATP-binding protein, with protein sequence MTTATTTGAAFRLHGVRLGHPGNTVLRGLDLTVRPGEVLAVVGPSGCGKSTLLRTLAGLLPSRGGAVEQDGRPIGGPHADRALVFQEDALLPWRTALANVELPLAIRKEPKAERRRTATEWLGRVGLADHAHRLPHQLSGGQRQRVQLARALAARPRAVLMDEPFGALDAQTRAGMQDLLVDVLAGTGATVVFVTHDVDEALFLGDRVVLLAAGALLDVLDVPLPRERTADHSALRRRILSSL encoded by the coding sequence ATGACCACCGCGACCACCACCGGCGCAGCCTTCCGGCTGCACGGTGTCCGGCTCGGACACCCGGGGAACACCGTGCTCCGGGGACTCGACCTCACCGTCCGGCCCGGCGAGGTACTGGCCGTCGTGGGGCCCTCCGGCTGCGGGAAGTCGACCCTGCTGCGCACGCTGGCCGGGCTGCTGCCCTCCCGGGGCGGGGCCGTGGAACAGGACGGCCGTCCGATCGGGGGCCCGCACGCCGACCGGGCGCTCGTCTTCCAGGAGGACGCCCTCCTCCCCTGGCGGACCGCCCTCGCCAACGTCGAACTCCCGCTCGCCATCCGGAAAGAGCCCAAGGCGGAGCGCCGCCGCACCGCCACCGAGTGGCTGGGCCGTGTCGGCCTCGCCGACCACGCGCACAGGCTTCCGCACCAGCTCTCCGGCGGACAGCGCCAGCGCGTCCAGCTGGCGCGCGCCCTCGCCGCGCGCCCGCGCGCCGTGCTCATGGACGAGCCTTTCGGGGCACTCGACGCCCAGACCCGCGCCGGGATGCAGGACCTCCTGGTCGACGTGCTCGCCGGCACCGGGGCGACGGTCGTCTTCGTCACCCACGACGTGGACGAGGCCCTCTTCCTGGGTGACCGCGTCGTGCTCCTCGCCGCCGGCGCGCTGCTGGACGTACTCGACGTACCGCTTCCGCGCGAGCGGACCGCGGACCACTCCGCCCTCCGGCGCCGGATCCTCTCCTCCCTCTGA